CGCCGCCAAGCGAAACACCATGCCGGGTGGACGACGTTCGTGGGGCGTCCAAGGTATCGAAGCCCATGCCCTCTGAGGCCGCGCCAGCGTGGCGTGAAGTTCACCTGGCCCCGTGCAGCCGGTGAACCCAGTGGCGGAGCAGAGGACCGGCCTTGAAGTCCACCGGAAAGACGCGCTCCGGAACTCCCCACGAACGTCTCGACACCCAGGCCTCGGGCCCACTGCCGGATCTCTGCGGCCCCGAAGCTGCTTCCGATCATCGGGCGCAGCACGGCGGCCTGCGCCCCGTAGCGGGAGACGAATGCCTCGAACGGCTCGGCGTGCGTGAGATTGAGCCCGCCCCGGCCGGCGATGAGGGAACTTGCGGCCCAGCGACGGTCTGGCTTCGTAGAGACGACCGCGGCACCAGGCCGGCGGCGCTTCCGCCGCCATCAGTCCGGCAGGGCCTCCGCCGACGATGGCGACGGAAGAACGGACGCAGACATCGACGGGCATGGCGTGGCGTGAGCGAGCGCGGAGCCGCGAGCCTAACCGGGATCCGCGCACGCCGATCACATCCGGAAAACGGATCGTCCGAGAGACGGGGTTTCGCCCATCGCCGGATTGCGTGCCATCATTCCCGCCATCACCCGATTCAGGAGAGGTTCATGTACGCAATCAGCACCGCCGACCGCAAGTGGGCGCCCGAAAGCAGGCAGGCGTGGAACGCGCGATCCTCAGGAAAGAGGAAGGCGGGGCCGCACCCTGCTCGTGCGCATGACCAAGGGCGCGTCATCAAGATGCATGGCCATCTGGGGCGCGAGGAACTCTATATGGTGAGCGGCCGCATGCGGCTGGGCGAGTTTGTGCTGTCGGCGGGCGACTATCACCATACGGCGCTGGGCGAGCGCCACGACGTGGAGGCGCTCGAGGACTGCATGTTCTACGCGATGACGGAGAAGGTCATCCCGGGGCGATGACGGGGTCGCGTACGCCTGCTTCCCTGGCGTCGGCCCGGATGAGGATGCACCCGGCGATGAGCCAGGCGCCGCCGTCCTGCCGGGCCACGTGAAAGATGGCGTGCCACATCTGCCCGTCCGCATCCGTCATCTCGACGAACTGAAGGGATGCGCCCATCCGCCTGGCGGACATCCGCGAACATGGTCGATGCCGGCCGGTAGACGACCGCGTACTCGGCCTGCACCATGGTCATGAAGTTCCGCGCCGTGGAGAACATCTGCCGGATTTCCGGCGACGCCAGGAGAACGCCGTCTCCGCATCGTCCTCGGCGAAGGCGGCGGAGCTGGCGCTCGATGACCGCGCGGATCGCCGTGGCATCCGCGTCTGATACTCCTGCGGTTCGTCCGCAGCCGCCAGCAGACCGGGCACGCATGCCGGTGCCAGAGCCAGCATGCGCAGCACCCGCCGGCGGCTTTCCGTTCGGTGATCCGTTTCAGGCGGGTTGCATGTCTGTCCGTACGGTGTCATCCGCATGGGTCGCTCCTGAACGCAGATCGGAGGTGAGTGCGCGAGCGCCGGTTCATCCAGCGTCTCCTTCGCCAGCAATTCTCTCGCGCAGGTGTCCAGCACCGCACGGTGCCTTTCGAGCACGGCCGTGGCCCGGGCGAATGATTCCATGACGATGGTCCTGATCGCCACGTCGATCTGCTGCTGCGTCGCCGGGCTCACCTGGCATCCGCCCTGGGAATAGCCGGGGACATCCAGGAAACGCGGTGGCCGCGCCTCGTAGGCCACGTAACCGAGATCTTCCACCATGCCGTAGCGCGTGACCATGTCGCGTGCGATGTCGGTCACCTTGGCGAGGTCGTCCGCCGCGCCCGTGGAAAGATGACCGAACACCAGCTTCTCCGCCGCGCGTCCACCGAGCAGCACCATGATCTTGTGTTCGAGTTCGTCCCGCGTCATGAGGAAGCGGTCCTCGGTCGGGCGCTGGATCGTGTAGCCCAGGGCGCCGATGCCACGAGGGATGATCGACACCTTGTGCACGGGATCGGTACCCGGCAGCGACAGCGCGACGAGCGCATGTCCCATCTCGTGATAGGCCACGATCTCGCGCTCGCGTGGATTGAGGATGCGGTTGTTCTTCTCCAGACCCGCGACGATCCGTTCGATCGCCGGTGAAATCCTCCCAGGATTACTTCCGTACCACCGCGGCGCGTGGCCGCGAGCGCCGCTTCGTTGACCAGGTTGGCGAGGTCCGCGCCGGTGAAGCCCGTCGTGAGCGCCGCCACCTGTTCCAGATCCAGGTCTGCCGCAAGGTGGATCTTCTTCACGTGCACGCGGAGGATCTGCAGCCGGCCGGCCTTGGCCCGGCCGGTCCACCAGCACCTGACGATCGAAGCGGCCGGCGCGCAGCAGGGCGGGGTCCAGAATCTCCGGGCGGTTCGTCGCAGAGAAGCACCAGCCCTGACGAGCTGTCGAAACCATCCAGTTCCACCAGCAACTGGTTGAGGGTCTGCTCGCGCTCGTCGTGTCCGCCCATCGGACCCAGGGGCTCCGCGCGCACGTCCCAGCGCATCGAGCTCGTCGATGAAGATGATCGCCGGCGCCCGCCCGCGAGCCTGCTCGAACAGATCGCGCACCCGCGCCGCCTTCGCCCACGAACATCTCCACGAACTCGCTG
Above is a genomic segment from Betaproteobacteria bacterium containing:
- a CDS encoding DUF4864 domain-containing protein — translated: MRARSAGGCGRTAGVSDADATAIRAVIERQLRRLRRGRCGDGVLLASPEIRQMFSTARNFMTMVQAEYAVVYRPASTMFADVRQADGRIPSVRRDDGCGRADVARHLSRGPAGRRRLAHRRVHPHPGRRQGSRRTRPRHRPGMTFSVIA